The nucleotide window TCAGGTGTTCCTACAATAACCTTGTCAACCATCTGTGAAAATATTCCATTTTCCACAACACCAGGAATTGAATTCAAATCGATTTCAAGATGTGACGGAGATTCTATTTCATCGAATTTTGCATCGATTACAAAATTGCCGTTATCGGTTATTACAGGACCGTCTTTTCTTTGAGCCATCCTTATTTCACAAACAGCACCCATATCTTCAAGGGTCTGAATTACCATACGGGACGCATCAGGCAGGACTTCTACAGGAACCGGAAAGTCTCCTAATGCCTCAACGCATTTTGACTCATCAACAATGACAATGAACTCCTTTGCAGCATAGTCCACGATTTTTTCTTTTGTATGTGCCGCTCCACCACCTTTGATTAAATTAAAGTCAGCGTCAACTTCATCGGCACCGTCAACGGACAGGTCAATATCATGCTCTTCAAGAGTGGTTATTGGGATATTCCACTGTTTAGCTATCAACAAGGACTGAAATGATGTTGGAATTCCCATTACATTAATTCCCTCATCTTTTATTCTCATTCCCACTTTTTCAATGAAATAATGTGTTGTTGAACCTGTTCCAAGTCCTAAAACCATTCCATCCTTTACATATTCAGCAGCTTTGTAACCTGCATTCTTTTTACTAGAATCATTACTACTCGCATTTTTCATCTATACCACAAACCCCAAAGTCAATTTGTTAAGCTTATAACCTTTTTTGCATTCATTATTATGTTTTCCTTCATGGTTTAAAACAATGCATTTGTCATTTTCCACTAAACCTTCAGGGAAACACAAATCCCTAAACTCACAATCCTCTTCATCACAATCAGGAGCGTT belongs to uncultured Methanobrevibacter sp. and includes:
- the rpiA gene encoding ribose-5-phosphate isomerase RpiA; protein product: MKNASSNDSSKKNAGYKAAEYVKDGMVLGLGTGSTTHYFIEKVGMRIKDEGINVMGIPTSFQSLLIAKQWNIPITTLEEHDIDLSVDGADEVDADFNLIKGGGAAHTKEKIVDYAAKEFIVIVDESKCVEALGDFPVPVEVLPDASRMVIQTLEDMGAVCEIRMAQRKDGPVITDNGNFVIDAKFDEIESPSHLEIDLNSIPGVVENGIFSQMVDKVIVGTPEGTKEL